From one Gemmobacter sp. genomic stretch:
- a CDS encoding DUF1992 domain-containing protein codes for MKFAELAERQIRKAQAEGQLDNLKGAGKPLDLAAGDGSADAIGFRIMAEAGALPREMDLRRQVEAQRAVLQAATDPDARKREMARLADLQLRLEIEAEARRRFQGS; via the coding sequence GAACGCCAGATTCGCAAAGCCCAGGCCGAAGGGCAACTCGACAACCTCAAGGGCGCCGGCAAGCCGCTGGACCTTGCTGCGGGCGACGGCAGCGCCGATGCCATCGGTTTTCGCATCATGGCCGAGGCTGGCGCGCTTCCGCGCGAGATGGACCTGCGCCGCCAGGTCGAGGCACAGCGCGCCGTCCTGCAAGCCGCCACCGACCCCGATGCCCGCAAGCGCGAAATGGCCCGGCTGGCCGACCTGCAATTGCGGCTGGAGATCGAGGCCGAGGCGCGGCGGCGCTTTCAGGGTAGCTAG